A window of Candidatus Jettenia caeni contains these coding sequences:
- a CDS encoding carboxypeptidase — protein sequence MQKKLDSLKTRLAEIDDLNHAAAILGWDQQTYMPPGGAEARAQQLATLSHISHEKFIDNAIGDILNELQEYAEGLPEDSDDASLIRVTKRDYDKARRVPSALISEIAQAGAQAFEAWKEAKDGFNFTIFAPFLKRNLELKKRYAECLGYTGRIYDPLLDQFEPGMTTAQVETIFANIRQELVPLVHAITSKSTVVDNSFLHQEFDEQKQWDICVKAARLIGYVFERGRLDRSPHPFTTSFSIDDVRITTRFLRDYFSAAFFATLHEAGHALYNQGISRKLEHTPLADGASLGVHESQSRMWENLVGRSRAFWKFFMPHVKDIFPEEFHNIHAENMYRAVNRVQPSFIRVEADEVTYNLHIMIRFELENDLLEDRISIHDLPNAWNIKMQEYLGITPPDDARGVLQDVHWSSGSFGYFPTYSLGNIFAAQLFDQVKRDLPDIETSFEKGAFQKLLDWLRQNLHAHGRKFTLDELARRITGEPLQTRSFITYLKNKFGEIYGL from the coding sequence CAGCAGCTTGCAACCCTGAGCCATATCTCTCATGAAAAGTTCATTGATAACGCGATTGGAGATATCCTCAACGAACTGCAAGAATATGCTGAAGGTCTACCTGAAGACTCAGATGATGCAAGTCTCATCCGGGTAACAAAACGCGATTACGACAAGGCGCGCCGGGTACCATCGGCACTGATATCGGAAATCGCACAGGCCGGCGCACAGGCCTTTGAGGCCTGGAAAGAGGCAAAAGACGGATTTAACTTTACCATCTTTGCGCCGTTTCTTAAGCGAAATCTCGAATTGAAAAAACGCTATGCCGAATGTTTAGGTTACACCGGCCGCATCTACGATCCGCTCCTCGATCAATTCGAGCCTGGTATGACAACTGCTCAAGTAGAAACTATCTTTGCAAACATCAGACAAGAGCTCGTACCACTGGTGCATGCCATAACATCAAAATCCACAGTAGTGGACAATTCCTTCCTGCACCAGGAATTCGATGAACAAAAACAATGGGATATCTGCGTTAAAGCTGCCCGATTGATTGGTTATGTATTTGAGCGTGGACGTCTGGACCGTTCACCACATCCATTCACAACAAGCTTTTCTATCGATGACGTAAGAATTACAACCCGTTTTTTACGCGATTATTTTTCCGCTGCATTTTTTGCAACGTTGCATGAGGCAGGCCATGCACTTTACAATCAGGGCATATCCCGCAAACTTGAACATACCCCCTTAGCAGACGGGGCATCGCTCGGCGTTCATGAATCACAATCACGGATGTGGGAAAACCTTGTTGGCCGCAGCCGTGCGTTTTGGAAATTTTTCATGCCACATGTAAAAGATATCTTTCCTGAAGAGTTCCATAACATACATGCCGAAAATATGTACCGGGCAGTAAACCGCGTCCAGCCTTCGTTCATTCGTGTCGAGGCGGATGAAGTTACCTATAATTTACATATCATGATCCGTTTCGAACTGGAAAATGACCTGCTCGAAGATCGCATATCAATACATGACTTACCGAATGCGTGGAATATAAAGATGCAGGAGTATCTTGGTATAACGCCACCGGATGATGCACGTGGTGTGCTCCAGGATGTTCACTGGTCATCAGGCAGCTTTGGCTATTTTCCCACATATTCGCTCGGCAATATCTTTGCAGCACAACTGTTTGATCAGGTCAAAAGGGATCTTCCCGACATCGAAACATCCTTTGAAAAGGGCGCCTTTCAGAAATTACTCGATTGGTTACGCCAAAATTTACACGCTCATGGCAGAAAGTTTACCCTCGATGAACTTGCAAGGAGGATTACCGGTGAACCATTACAAACACGCTCCTTTATTACCTATTTGAAAAACAAATTCGGTGAGATTTATGGACTGTAA
- a CDS encoding lipoprotein, with amino-acid sequence MYPVMYRFPLFPKSILIVALLFIASCAPVISQRVREQARPDITFKELQNTPERYKGRVIILSGFIIETKNTKEGTLLEILQAPAGFRGEPKDADRSEGRFLAISDHYLDTNIYKKDRKVTVAGEVQGKRVQPLEKTEYVYPLLHVKEIHLWPVEEVRPYPYPYSYYPFDRYYWRRDLWRHRIPKHRKDCKDHKGGRGHKQRKR; translated from the coding sequence ATGTATCCTGTTATGTATAGGTTTCCTTTGTTCCCTAAGTCAATACTGATCGTAGCGTTGTTATTCATAGCCAGCTGTGCGCCGGTTATATCTCAGCGGGTAAGGGAGCAAGCAAGGCCCGATATCACCTTCAAAGAATTGCAGAACACCCCCGAACGCTATAAGGGCCGAGTAATTATCTTAAGTGGCTTTATTATAGAGACAAAAAACACAAAAGAAGGAACCTTACTGGAAATATTACAGGCTCCTGCGGGCTTCCGGGGAGAACCGAAAGACGCTGATAGATCTGAGGGAAGATTTCTGGCGATCAGCGATCATTATCTGGATACAAATATCTATAAGAAAGACCGAAAGGTTACCGTAGCAGGCGAGGTTCAGGGAAAGAGGGTTCAGCCTTTAGAAAAAACGGAATACGTCTATCCACTACTCCATGTTAAGGAAATACATCTCTGGCCGGTTGAAGAGGTACGCCCATATCCATATCCGTATAGTTACTATCCTTTTGATAGATATTACTGGCGAAGAGATCTTTGGCGTCACCGAATACCAAAGCATCGCAAAGATTGCAAAGACCATAAAGGCGGTAGAGGTCATAAACAGCGTAAACGTTGA
- a CDS encoding endopeptidase — protein sequence MGKYLIAIFILYLLVVISDHWLEYLNLSHLKKHGASIPPEFEGYIDQALLKKTQDYVVENTKFEVVSSIFHTIIFIFFLFGNLLNIYNSWIASLRLPFILSGLIFFLLLFYADTLLKIPFDLYHTFQIENTYGFTTTTRRLWVTDLIKSLAISTILMAIILSGGLLIIQVSPNFWWLWVWCLFLAFSIIIMYIFPYVIEPLFNKFTPIEDEKLQEGIRSIMQRVGIKVKKVLTMDASKRTKHTNAYFTGMGKVKRIILYDTLLEKMDNDETLSVLAHEAGHWKRRHLIKHLIASECIALIALYISYKLVQSDFLIHLFHIKDATFFAKVVILGFLGSLVAFPFTPVFHFFSRRHEIEADRFSCELTGNSKSMISTLIKLSKDNLSNLHPHPLYAAFHYSHPPVLERIKRIKQGQVSSLPLQQH from the coding sequence ATGGGAAAATATCTTATCGCTATTTTTATTCTCTATCTTCTCGTGGTCATTTCAGACCACTGGCTCGAATATCTCAATCTCTCTCATCTCAAAAAACATGGCGCCTCAATCCCTCCGGAATTCGAAGGGTATATAGACCAGGCATTACTGAAAAAGACACAAGACTATGTTGTTGAGAATACAAAATTTGAGGTTGTTTCATCTATTTTCCATACCATAATCTTCATATTTTTTCTCTTCGGAAATCTGCTGAATATCTACAATTCGTGGATTGCCTCTCTGAGATTACCCTTTATCTTATCAGGTTTGATCTTCTTTTTGCTCCTGTTTTATGCTGATACACTCCTAAAAATTCCCTTCGATCTTTATCATACATTTCAAATAGAAAATACCTATGGGTTTACAACTACCACCCGGAGATTATGGGTAACCGATCTCATAAAGTCGCTGGCAATATCCACTATTCTGATGGCCATCATACTATCAGGAGGCCTTCTGATTATTCAGGTAAGCCCCAATTTCTGGTGGTTATGGGTATGGTGTCTCTTTCTGGCCTTCAGTATCATAATTATGTACATCTTCCCCTACGTAATAGAACCGCTCTTTAATAAGTTTACCCCTATTGAAGATGAGAAACTTCAGGAGGGTATACGCTCTATTATGCAAAGGGTTGGTATAAAGGTAAAAAAGGTCTTAACCATGGATGCATCAAAGAGAACAAAGCACACCAACGCCTATTTTACCGGTATGGGAAAGGTAAAAAGGATTATTCTCTACGATACACTCCTGGAGAAGATGGATAATGATGAGACTCTGTCAGTCCTTGCGCATGAGGCGGGACACTGGAAAAGGCGGCATCTTATAAAACATCTTATTGCATCAGAATGTATAGCATTAATCGCTCTGTATATATCCTATAAGCTCGTGCAAAGTGATTTCCTTATTCATCTCTTTCATATCAAAGATGCTACATTTTTTGCAAAGGTTGTTATCCTGGGTTTTTTAGGTTCCCTGGTAGCATTTCCCTTTACGCCGGTATTTCATTTCTTTTCAAGAAGGCACGAAATTGAAGCCGACCGGTTCTCCTGTGAGTTGACGGGAAACAGCAAGAGTATGATAAGTACCCTCATAAAGCTTTCAAAGGATAACCTTTCAAATCTCCACCCCCATCCCCTGTACGCCGCCTTTCACTATTCACATCCACCGGTACTGGAAAGAATAAAACGTATTAAGCAGGGGCAGGTTTCAAGCCTGCCCCTACAACAACATTGA